The Metabacillus schmidteae nucleotide sequence GCACAGGACGATCACCATTGTTTACTACTTCCAGTCGTATCGTTTGTTTATGTTGGTTACAGAAAATTGGTTCTTGTTTTAACTTGAGCTCTCCTGGTATCATTTTCTCACTCCTTTTAGAAGGTTATTGAATAGGTTCATGAACTGTCACTAACTTCGTACCGTCCGGAAACGTTGCTTCAACCTGAATATCATTAATCATTTCAGGAATACCTTCCATCACGTCGTCTCTCGATAGAATTTGACGCCCATACTGCATTAATTCTGATACCGTTCTTCCATCACGTGCTCCTTCTAGTACCTCATAGGTTAAAATAGCGATAGCCTCCGGATAGTTAAGCTTTAAGCCTCTTTGTTGTCGCCGCCTCGCTAAATCTGCTGCCACAACGATCATCAGTTTTTCTTGCTCACGAGAAGTAAGCTTCATTTCGTATTCCCCCTTATACAGCTAAGTGACTTTGAAGGTCCTCTTCATTTATGTTGTCACAACTTCCACTCATAACCATTCTGCCTCTATCAAGAAT carries:
- a CDS encoding urease subunit gamma, with translation MKLTSREQEKLMIVVAADLARRRQQRGLKLNYPEAIAILTYEVLEGARDGRTVSELMQYGRQILSRDDVMEGIPEMINDIQVEATFPDGTKLVTVHEPIQ